In the Nitrospirales bacterium LBB_01 genome, one interval contains:
- the prmC gene encoding peptide chain release factor N(5)-glutamine methyltransferase, which yields MRANEAIRKISALLKGAGVSASEKEAELIVCFILKTDKTALYRDNPEITEDSYQDIIARRLMREPLQYITSEVEFLDLTLKVGPGVLIPRPETELVTTEAVRLIKDNFAEPLTILDLCTGSGSIAISLAKAFPNSLVYGVDISEKALSYARENALINSISNVVFLHGNLFEPVGNIKFNVVVSNPPYIKTGDISELDPEICCYEPVEALDGGADGLRFYRKIFEQAKNYMRPEKFLIVLEIGYDEASDIQKIATDAGHKNIQFKKDYAGLDRMVFVQNVFSLM from the coding sequence TTGAGAGCAAATGAGGCAATACGTAAGATATCGGCTCTCCTAAAAGGTGCAGGAGTTAGCGCCTCAGAAAAAGAGGCGGAGCTCATAGTTTGCTTTATCCTGAAAACCGATAAGACAGCTCTTTATAGGGATAACCCCGAAATAACAGAGGACTCGTACCAAGATATTATCGCACGCCGCCTGATGCGTGAGCCGCTTCAGTATATCACGTCAGAAGTAGAATTTTTGGACTTAACATTAAAAGTAGGCCCCGGTGTGCTTATTCCAAGACCTGAGACCGAACTTGTTACAACGGAGGCTGTCAGACTCATTAAAGATAACTTTGCCGAGCCGCTTACAATTTTAGACTTATGCACAGGCTCTGGCTCCATTGCCATAAGCCTTGCCAAAGCGTTTCCAAATTCTTTAGTCTATGGCGTTGATATATCAGAAAAGGCGCTTTCTTATGCCCGTGAAAATGCTTTGATTAACTCAATTAGCAATGTAGTTTTTCTACACGGTAATCTTTTTGAACCGGTTGGAAATATAAAATTTAATGTCGTTGTATCAAATCCTCCATATATAAAAACCGGTGATATCAGTGAGCTTGACCCTGAGATATGCTGTTATGAGCCGGTTGAGGCACTTGACGGAGGCGCTGACGGACTTAGGTTTTACAGAAAAATCTTTGAGCAGGCTAAAAACTATATGCGTCCTGAAAAATTCCTGATAGTTTTAGAGATCGGATACGATGAGGCATCAGACATCCAGAAAATCGCCACAGATGCCGGACACAAAAATATCCAATTTAAGAAAGACTACGCCGGACTTGACAGGATGGTTTTTGTTCAGAATGTCTTTTCTTTGATGTGA
- a CDS encoding response regulator, protein MARVLVLDDEAIVRISCKRVLEGEGYDVSVASSVKEAVTLLEREQYTLAITDLLMPDVDGFEFLEIIKKRWPSLKTIVMTGFGTVEASQKSLALGASQFLKKPFLPEELVSAAMAASNAETDSYYD, encoded by the coding sequence ATGGCAAGAGTGCTTGTGCTTGATGATGAGGCGATTGTGCGGATAAGCTGTAAAAGAGTGTTAGAGGGAGAGGGTTACGATGTCAGTGTGGCATCCTCAGTGAAGGAGGCTGTAACGCTTCTGGAGCGCGAACAATATACCCTTGCGATAACTGATCTCTTGATGCCGGATGTGGACGGATTTGAGTTTCTGGAGATAATCAAAAAAAGGTGGCCGTCTCTTAAGACTATCGTTATGACAGGCTTTGGCACTGTCGAGGCAAGCCAAAAATCGCTGGCCCTTGGCGCATCTCAGTTTTTAAAAAAACCATTCCTGCCTGAGGAACTTGTAAGTGCTGCTATGGCTGCCAGTAATGCAGAGACTGACTCATACTATGATTAA
- a CDS encoding response regulator: MERGRVLVLDDDSVITMACKRILGAEGYDVVVSNTGKEALNQLGKDTFDLFVSDVRLPDISGITVLKESKIIQPKTDVVMITGYPTMQDARESIKLGAFEYIEKPFTPDFMVNIAKKIFDKRGWVLRQSFINEFKEYVVPLRGENPHVYYKEGLWARPVGDGLWEMGCDLRDQMAAGEMMFVDFIKDMDTVKSGEPFIRLLSSSGTSVELLSPMSGEIREFNLKANDVLSSLAKDHLSEGWLLWLVRVIPMEI, translated from the coding sequence ATGGAAAGAGGCCGGGTTCTGGTTTTAGATGATGATTCTGTTATAACGATGGCATGTAAGAGGATTCTGGGTGCAGAGGGCTATGATGTCGTGGTTTCAAACACAGGTAAAGAAGCACTCAATCAGCTTGGAAAGGACACTTTCGACCTCTTTGTCTCTGATGTTCGTCTGCCAGACATAAGTGGAATTACAGTGCTTAAAGAATCAAAGATTATTCAGCCCAAAACCGATGTTGTTATGATTACCGGCTACCCAACAATGCAGGATGCCCGTGAATCCATCAAACTTGGCGCATTTGAGTACATAGAGAAGCCATTTACTCCGGATTTTATGGTAAACATTGCTAAAAAGATTTTTGATAAAAGGGGCTGGGTACTGAGGCAGTCTTTTATAAATGAGTTTAAAGAGTATGTGGTGCCGCTTAGGGGTGAAAATCCGCATGTGTATTATAAAGAGGGACTCTGGGCACGGCCTGTGGGAGACGGCCTGTGGGAGATGGGTTGTGACCTTAGAGATCAGATGGCCGCAGGCGAGATGATGTTTGTGGATTTTATAAAGGATATGGACACAGTTAAAAGCGGAGAACCATTTATCCGGTTGCTTTCAAGTTCAGGGACAAGCGTGGAGCTGTTGTCGCCTATGAGTGGGGAAATCAGAGAGTTCAACCTTAAAGCTAACGACGTTTTATCCTCTCTTGCCAAAGACCACCTGTCTGAGGGCTGGCTCTTGTGGCTTGTCAGAGTGATCCCTATGGAGATATAG
- a CDS encoding response regulator, translating to MKGNILVVDDDSIIIRSCRGVLEPMGFDVNGTTNPKEALELIKTHDYDIIITDMIMPGIDGFELIRRTKELKPNTAIIAMTGYSIKETIKDTLEYGILDYLQKPFSPNILADTVERVDNMSRKLKSQGAVSGDEAADGAHKIDAVNALIKQYKTVPGSLITVLSKTQEILGYLPPAVQRLIAKGLRIPVSEVLSVVSFYPCYTMRVRGKHNIRVCIGAACYAKKADTIVQKLCDHLHFNEDNITEDKKFSYETVRCLGACASAPVIEVDHDSHGTVDPDKITEILKNYN from the coding sequence ATGAAAGGCAATATTTTAGTTGTTGATGATGACAGCATAATAATAAGAAGCTGCAGAGGTGTTCTTGAACCTATGGGGTTTGATGTAAACGGGACAACGAATCCCAAAGAGGCTTTAGAGTTAATCAAAACTCACGACTACGACATCATAATTACCGATATGATAATGCCTGGAATTGACGGTTTTGAGCTAATAAGGCGTACAAAGGAATTGAAGCCTAATACTGCAATAATTGCTATGACAGGCTACTCTATAAAGGAAACCATAAAAGATACCCTTGAATATGGGATTCTGGATTATCTGCAAAAACCGTTTTCACCTAATATCCTTGCCGATACAGTTGAAAGAGTTGACAATATGTCAAGGAAACTTAAATCTCAAGGCGCCGTTTCAGGTGATGAAGCTGCTGACGGAGCTCATAAGATAGATGCTGTAAATGCCCTTATAAAACAATACAAAACGGTTCCAGGCTCTCTTATAACTGTGCTTAGTAAGACTCAGGAAATCTTAGGATATCTGCCTCCGGCTGTCCAGAGGCTTATTGCTAAAGGGCTTAGAATTCCAGTAAGCGAAGTCCTTTCGGTTGTGTCGTTCTACCCATGCTACACGATGAGAGTACGCGGCAAACACAACATACGCGTTTGCATAGGCGCCGCCTGTTACGCTAAAAAGGCTGATACGATAGTGCAGAAACTCTGTGATCACCTTCACTTTAACGAGGATAATATTACGGAGGACAAGAAGTTTTCATATGAAACGGTTCGCTGCCTTGGCGCTTGCGCCTCAGCCCCTGTGATAGAAGTGGATCACGACAGTCACGGCACAGTGGACCCTGATAAAATAACCGAAATTCTGAAAAATTACAACTAA